The Paenibacillus sophorae genome has a segment encoding these proteins:
- the pheA gene encoding prephenate dehydratase translates to MKSIAVLPQGTTSHEALLYLMKGEPCRPVFYKLISDVFLATAKGETDYSVIPVENTIEGSVSLHMDWLIHEVDLPMQAEWIYPSVQNLIANPGEFADGKGGVDYSGIVKILSHPVAMAQCGHFIRSHAPSAELETVGSTSEAVEIVKNNPGKGWAAIGIELGAKTFGLEIVASKITDHHNNFTRFVLAGPGKLDIPRVSTGSKTSVLVTLPEDFPGALHQVLSAFAWRKLNLSRIESRPTKKKLGTYYFYIDVLEPLESVLLPAAIEEIKALGCQVRILGSYPTYTYEEEKAEVQ, encoded by the coding sequence ATGAAATCAATAGCGGTGCTGCCGCAGGGAACGACCTCTCATGAAGCTTTGCTGTATCTGATGAAAGGGGAGCCCTGCCGGCCGGTGTTCTATAAGCTTATTTCCGACGTGTTTCTGGCCACGGCCAAAGGAGAGACCGATTACAGCGTCATTCCCGTCGAGAATACGATTGAAGGCTCGGTCAGCCTGCACATGGACTGGCTTATTCATGAAGTGGATCTGCCGATGCAGGCCGAATGGATTTATCCTTCCGTGCAGAACCTGATCGCTAACCCCGGTGAGTTTGCGGACGGAAAAGGCGGTGTCGATTACTCGGGCATCGTAAAAATCCTCTCCCATCCGGTTGCAATGGCCCAGTGCGGCCATTTTATCCGCAGTCATGCCCCGTCTGCCGAGCTTGAAACCGTGGGAAGCACCTCGGAAGCTGTAGAAATCGTCAAGAACAATCCCGGCAAAGGCTGGGCGGCAATCGGCATTGAGCTTGGTGCGAAGACCTTTGGACTAGAGATTGTCGCGAGTAAAATTACCGATCATCACAACAATTTTACGCGTTTTGTGCTGGCGGGACCTGGGAAGCTTGATATCCCCCGCGTAAGCACCGGCAGCAAGACCAGCGTGCTGGTCACCCTGCCGGAGGATTTTCCGGGCGCGCTCCACCAGGTTCTTTCGGCCTTTGCTTGGCGCAAGCTGAACTTGTCGCGGATTGAATCACGGCCTACGAAGAAGAAGCTGGGTACCTACTATTTTTATATCGATGTGCTCGAACCGTTGGAATCGGTCCTCCTGCCTGCCGCTATTGAGGAAATCAAAGCTTTGGGCTGCCAGGTCCGAATTCTGGGCTCGTATCCCACATACACCTATGAGGAAGAGAAAGCGGAGGTGCAGTAA
- the thrB gene encoding homoserine kinase gives MSNNRKVRVKIPASTANLGPGFDTLGMALSLYAWIEMGEAEQTVFHLYGDEMKDVARDKSNLIYKVAQMVFDEAGISVPELEISMHSEIPLTRGLGSSASAIIGGMVAANALIGSPLSNDRLFDMATALEKHPDNVGASLFGGIIAAAWDGSHADVIRIEPPEDLEVLVVIPEFELATSKAREALPSSVTVADAVYNVSRSSLLTGALACGRLDLIGAAMRDRLHQPYRAPLVPGMETVLAEATQHGALGIALSGAGPTLIAFVDRREPGKSELEAFLMETMREQGIEARTRWLLPCRTGALAESVDENGMQNQSFLDMIKGEVRS, from the coding sequence ATGAGTAATAATAGGAAGGTTAGGGTGAAAATACCCGCCAGCACCGCTAATCTGGGTCCGGGATTCGATACGCTCGGCATGGCGCTCTCGCTGTATGCCTGGATCGAAATGGGCGAAGCGGAGCAGACCGTCTTCCACCTGTACGGTGATGAGATGAAGGATGTGGCCCGGGATAAGAGCAACTTGATTTACAAGGTTGCTCAGATGGTATTCGACGAAGCCGGCATATCCGTCCCCGAGCTGGAAATTTCGATGCATTCCGAAATTCCGCTGACACGCGGGCTTGGAAGCAGCGCTTCCGCCATTATCGGCGGCATGGTTGCCGCCAATGCGCTGATCGGGTCTCCTCTGAGCAATGACAGGCTCTTCGACATGGCAACCGCGCTGGAGAAGCATCCCGACAACGTTGGCGCTTCCCTGTTTGGAGGAATCATCGCCGCCGCCTGGGACGGCAGCCATGCGGATGTAATCCGCATCGAGCCGCCGGAGGATCTGGAAGTGCTTGTCGTTATTCCTGAATTTGAACTGGCGACGTCCAAGGCTAGGGAGGCTCTCCCGTCCAGTGTAACCGTCGCCGATGCCGTATACAATGTCAGCCGCTCTTCGCTGCTGACCGGAGCGCTGGCCTGCGGGCGTCTGGATCTGATCGGCGCAGCGATGCGGGACCGCCTGCACCAGCCGTACCGGGCTCCGCTGGTTCCCGGCATGGAGACCGTGCTGGCGGAAGCGACGCAGCACGGAGCGCTTGGAATCGCCCTAAGCGGCGCCGGTCCAACACTGATTGCGTTTGTGGATCGGCGGGAACCCGGGAAGAGCGAACTGGAAGCCTTTCTGATGGAAACGATGCGCGAGCAAGGCATTGAAGCGCGTACCCGCTGGCTTCTGCCGTGCCGAACGGGGGCGCTTGCGGAGTCTGTAGACGAAAATGGGATGCAAAATCAATCATTTTTGGATATGATAAAAGGAGAAGTACGGTCATGA
- a CDS encoding homoserine dehydrogenase: MKPVKVGLLGLGTVGTGVVRIVQGNQEDLSSQVGSPIHIERIAVKNCDKPRSIEIDPAKLTTDPWEVIRDPEIDVIVEVMGGVDATREYILEALERGKHIVTANKDLMALYGSEILEKAQEKQCDVFYEASVAGGIPIIRTLIEGFSSDRIVKIMGIVNGTTNYILTKMSQEGASYDDVLKEAQELGYAESDPTSDVEGLDAARKMAILGTLGFRTNVELRDVSVSGISGVSKEDILFAKRLGYEMKLLGIAESHNDEFNISVQPTMIRSSHPIASVNGVFNAVYVYGEAVGETMFYGAGAGEMPTATSVVADLVAVIKNLKLGVNGLKQIVPYKNKKLKSDDDIYFKNFLLLHVDDKAGVLAKITQVFAECDVSLDSVVQQANPHNPNAEIIIVTHDASKSSMNKVLRRFEELEVIRRVKSHYRVEG, translated from the coding sequence ATGAAACCGGTGAAAGTAGGATTGCTCGGGCTGGGAACGGTCGGTACGGGCGTAGTGCGCATCGTGCAGGGGAACCAGGAGGATTTGAGCAGTCAGGTCGGTTCGCCGATACATATTGAACGTATTGCTGTTAAGAACTGTGATAAGCCCCGTTCGATCGAAATCGATCCGGCGAAGCTGACAACCGATCCTTGGGAAGTCATCCGCGACCCGGAAATCGACGTTATTGTTGAGGTTATGGGCGGGGTCGACGCCACCAGAGAGTATATTTTGGAGGCGCTTGAGCGGGGTAAGCATATCGTTACCGCCAACAAGGATCTTATGGCTCTGTACGGCAGCGAAATCTTGGAAAAAGCGCAGGAAAAACAGTGCGATGTTTTTTATGAAGCCAGCGTAGCAGGAGGCATCCCGATTATCCGGACATTGATCGAGGGCTTTTCTTCCGACCGGATCGTCAAAATCATGGGTATTGTCAACGGAACGACCAACTATATACTGACCAAGATGAGCCAGGAAGGCGCTTCGTACGACGACGTGCTGAAAGAAGCGCAGGAGCTCGGCTATGCCGAGTCCGATCCGACCTCTGATGTGGAAGGACTTGATGCAGCCCGCAAAATGGCGATTCTCGGCACGCTGGGCTTCCGCACCAACGTTGAACTGCGGGACGTGAGCGTAAGCGGAATTTCCGGCGTCAGCAAAGAGGATATTTTATTTGCGAAGCGTCTTGGATACGAAATGAAGCTGCTCGGCATTGCCGAGAGCCATAATGATGAGTTCAACATCAGCGTTCAGCCTACCATGATCCGTTCGAGCCATCCGATCGCTTCCGTTAACGGAGTGTTCAATGCGGTCTATGTCTATGGCGAAGCAGTCGGGGAAACGATGTTCTACGGAGCGGGAGCGGGCGAAATGCCAACGGCAACCTCCGTCGTGGCCGACCTGGTGGCGGTGATCAAGAACTTAAAGCTGGGGGTCAACGGACTGAAACAGATCGTTCCTTATAAGAATAAGAAGCTGAAGAGCGACGACGATATTTATTTTAAGAACTTCCTGCTGCTCCATGTGGACGATAAAGCGGGGGTGCTTGCCAAAATCACCCAGGTGTTTGCCGAATGCGACGTCAGCCTCGATTCTGTTGTACAGCAGGCCAATCCGCATAACCCGAATGCCGAGATCATTATCGTTACGCATGATGCCAGCAAGTCCAGTATGAACAAGGTTCTCCGCCGTTTCGAGGAACTTGAGGTCATCCGCCGCGTCAAGAGCCATTACCGTGTCGAAGGCTGA
- a CDS encoding ACT domain-containing protein: MKERYYLVREDILPEAVLKTMQVKQLLEAGDAKTVHEGVEQVGLSRSAFYKYKDGIHLIHQLERERIVTISMDLEHESGMLSKVLGAVAGHGANVLTIHQSIPLQGWANVVLSIEITHINDELGDMLDSLKGMPGVKRALIVGQG; encoded by the coding sequence GTGAAAGAACGTTATTATTTGGTTCGTGAAGATATTTTGCCCGAGGCGGTACTGAAAACGATGCAGGTCAAACAGCTGCTGGAAGCCGGAGATGCCAAGACGGTTCATGAGGGCGTGGAGCAGGTGGGGCTGAGCCGGAGTGCTTTTTACAAATACAAAGACGGCATCCATCTGATCCATCAGTTGGAAAGGGAACGCATCGTAACGATCTCGATGGATCTTGAGCATGAGTCGGGCATGCTGTCCAAGGTGCTGGGAGCCGTAGCGGGGCATGGAGCCAATGTGCTGACCATTCATCAGAGTATTCCGCTTCAAGGGTGGGCGAACGTTGTCCTTTCCATTGAGATCACCCACATAAATGATGAACTGGGAGACATGCTGGATAGCCTGAAAGGGATGCCTGGCGTTAAGCGCGCTTTGATTGTAGGGCAAGGTTAG
- the obgE gene encoding GTPase ObgE, producing MFVDKAKIFVKGGDGGDGLVAFRREKYVPEGGPAGGDGGKGGDVIFRVDEGLRTLMDFRYQRHFKAQRGEKGRNKSQHGAGADDMIVRIPPGTVLIDDDSGEIIADMTRHGQEVVVARGGRGGRGNIRFATPNNPAPELAENGEEGQERYVVLELKVMADVGLVGFPSVGKSTLLSVVSAAKPKIGAYHFTTITPNLGVVDVGDGRSFVMADLPGLIEGAHEGVGLGHEFLRHIERTRIIIHVVDMAGSEGRDPFEDWVKINDELKQYNTGLADRPQIVAANKMDMEEAEENLASFRERAGSLLPDLEILPISSLTRKGVQELLYRAADLLDSIPQAPAVEEVAESGEHKVYKLKATEDDSFTITRDNEAYVVSSPKIERMLKRMQLNSHDAILKLARTLRHMGVDEELRKRGAVEGTIVRIADFEFEFVENSSYY from the coding sequence ATGTTTGTAGATAAAGCGAAAATATTTGTAAAAGGCGGCGACGGCGGCGACGGTCTGGTGGCGTTCCGCCGCGAGAAATATGTGCCGGAGGGCGGTCCTGCCGGCGGTGACGGCGGCAAGGGCGGCGACGTCATTTTCCGCGTGGACGAAGGGCTGCGTACCCTGATGGATTTCCGGTATCAGCGGCATTTCAAGGCCCAGCGTGGGGAAAAGGGACGTAATAAGAGCCAACACGGCGCGGGTGCCGACGATATGATCGTCCGCATCCCGCCGGGAACGGTGCTGATTGACGATGACAGCGGCGAGATCATCGCCGACATGACGCGTCACGGCCAGGAAGTGGTTGTGGCTCGTGGCGGCCGTGGCGGCCGGGGAAATATCCGGTTCGCGACACCGAATAACCCTGCTCCCGAGCTTGCGGAGAACGGGGAAGAAGGCCAGGAACGCTATGTTGTGCTTGAGCTTAAGGTCATGGCGGATGTAGGACTTGTCGGCTTTCCGAGCGTAGGCAAATCCACTTTGCTGTCCGTCGTTTCGGCTGCCAAGCCGAAGATCGGAGCGTACCATTTTACTACCATTACACCGAATCTCGGCGTTGTGGATGTAGGTGACGGCCGCAGCTTTGTCATGGCCGACCTCCCCGGACTGATCGAGGGCGCTCATGAGGGCGTTGGGCTGGGACATGAATTTCTGCGCCATATCGAACGTACGCGCATCATCATTCACGTTGTCGATATGGCGGGCTCCGAAGGCCGTGATCCGTTCGAGGACTGGGTGAAGATCAACGATGAGCTGAAGCAATACAACACAGGCCTTGCCGACCGTCCGCAGATTGTGGCGGCCAATAAGATGGACATGGAGGAAGCGGAGGAGAATCTTGCTTCTTTCCGCGAGCGCGCAGGCAGTCTTCTGCCTGATCTGGAGATCCTGCCAATCTCGTCGCTGACCCGCAAAGGCGTTCAAGAGTTGCTCTACCGCGCCGCCGATCTGCTTGATTCCATTCCGCAGGCTCCGGCCGTGGAGGAAGTGGCAGAGAGCGGTGAGCATAAAGTATATAAGCTTAAGGCTACGGAAGATGACTCTTTCACCATCACTCGTGATAACGAAGCCTATGTCGTCAGCAGTCCGAAGATTGAGCGGATGCTCAAACGGATGCAGCTTAATTCGCATGATGCGATTCTGAAGCTGGCGCGGACGCTGCGGCATATGGGTGTGGATGAGGAGCTCCGCAAACGCGGAGCGGTGGAAGGCACCATTGTTCGAATCGCCGATTTCGAATTCGAGTTTGTCGAGAACAGCAGCTACTATTGA
- a CDS encoding Spo0B domain-containing protein — MKSWKSAVGASVLSVAFPLGFACIWPTLWTCLLLGVWAAAAALFSVLAVRRHYERELQKQERILQQTAIRTLNHHRHDWMNDLQVLYGYIQLGKPDKSVQCVERIKERIELDSRISKLGIPSLVFYLQSFRTVGGSLQLDIEVEEGLQLGDKLTPEAGDELTSVIMQTVRACQFGGLAAQGETRSLLLSFKKDEGDVVIAFGSDGLREGTELFREQIFNIVQGKIVTAEQLTPHKADFQLRLPMGM, encoded by the coding sequence ATGAAATCCTGGAAAAGCGCAGTAGGAGCTTCGGTGTTATCGGTAGCGTTTCCCTTGGGATTCGCCTGCATATGGCCGACGCTTTGGACATGCCTCCTGCTTGGCGTGTGGGCCGCAGCGGCTGCTTTATTCAGCGTCCTGGCGGTCCGCCGCCACTATGAACGAGAACTCCAGAAACAAGAACGGATCCTGCAGCAGACGGCGATCCGGACGCTTAATCATCACCGCCATGACTGGATGAATGATCTCCAGGTACTGTACGGCTATATTCAACTGGGCAAGCCTGATAAATCGGTACAGTGTGTGGAAAGAATAAAAGAACGCATCGAGCTGGACAGCCGGATATCCAAGCTCGGTATTCCTTCGCTGGTCTTCTATCTTCAATCCTTCCGCACCGTGGGGGGCAGCCTGCAGCTGGACATTGAAGTGGAAGAAGGATTGCAGCTGGGAGATAAGCTGACGCCTGAGGCCGGAGATGAGCTCACCTCAGTGATTATGCAAACGGTCAGAGCCTGCCAATTTGGAGGACTGGCTGCCCAGGGCGAGACCCGTTCGCTGCTCCTTTCTTTCAAGAAGGATGAGGGGGACGTTGTCATTGCATTCGGCAGCGACGGCTTGCGGGAAGGAACGGAGTTGTTCCGGGAACAGATATTTAATATCGTGCAGGGCAAAATTGTAACAGCGGAGCAGCTGACGCCCCATAAGGCGGACTTCCAGCTGCGCCTGCCGATGGGAATGTGA
- the rpmA gene encoding 50S ribosomal protein L27 codes for MLKLDLQLFASKKGVGSTKNGRDSHAKRLGVKRADGQAVTGGSILVRQRGTKIHPGTNVGIGKDDTLFAKVDGVVKFERLGRDRKKVSVYPVDVAPVAAALEA; via the coding sequence ATGTTGAAATTGGATCTCCAGTTATTCGCATCGAAAAAAGGTGTAGGTTCCACAAAGAACGGACGCGATAGCCACGCGAAACGTCTTGGTGTGAAACGCGCCGATGGTCAAGCCGTAACAGGCGGAAGCATTCTGGTGCGTCAACGCGGAACGAAAATCCACCCCGGCACGAACGTAGGCATCGGCAAAGACGATACTTTGTTCGCCAAAGTGGACGGCGTTGTGAAGTTCGAGCGCCTGGGCCGCGATCGCAAGAAAGTGAGCGTCTACCCGGTAGACGTCGCTCCGGTAGCTGCGGCTCTGGAAGCGTAA
- a CDS encoding ribosomal-processing cysteine protease Prp yields the protein MINVRITRDSSQGAIIGFAVNGHAEYDKRGRDIVCAGVSTVTVGTVNAIEALTGVVLDSSMKDGFLSGTLLPIEDPETAAKVQLLLESMVVMLNTIAESYGKYIQIQEVII from the coding sequence ATGATTAACGTGCGGATTACACGGGATTCCTCTCAAGGCGCGATCATCGGTTTTGCCGTAAATGGCCATGCCGAGTATGACAAAAGGGGCAGAGATATCGTATGTGCCGGTGTTTCGACTGTAACGGTCGGTACTGTCAACGCGATTGAAGCCTTAACCGGAGTCGTGCTGGATTCGTCCATGAAGGACGGGTTTCTCAGCGGGACGCTGTTGCCGATTGAAGACCCCGAAACTGCTGCCAAAGTGCAGCTGCTTCTGGAATCCATGGTCGTTATGCTCAATACGATTGCAGAGTCGTACGGTAAGTATATTCAGATACAGGAAGTCATTATTTGA
- the rplU gene encoding 50S ribosomal protein L21 produces MYAIIETGGKQYKVQEGDVLFIEKLNAEDGASVTFDRVLAVSNEGGLTAGTPLVSGASVTAKVEKHGKGQKVVVYKYKPKKNYHKKQGHRQPYTKVTIEKIQA; encoded by the coding sequence ATGTATGCAATTATCGAAACTGGCGGCAAGCAATACAAAGTCCAAGAGGGCGACGTATTGTTCATCGAGAAGCTGAACGCGGAAGACGGAGCAAGCGTAACGTTTGACCGTGTCCTGGCTGTATCGAACGAAGGCGGTCTGACGGCGGGAACTCCGCTCGTAAGCGGCGCTTCCGTAACGGCGAAGGTCGAGAAGCATGGTAAAGGTCAGAAGGTTGTCGTTTACAAATACAAACCGAAGAAGAACTACCATAAGAAGCAAGGCCATCGTCAGCCTTACACAAAAGTAACGATCGAGAAGATTCAAGCGTAA
- a CDS encoding Rne/Rng family ribonuclease — protein sequence MKQMIVHCSQHMTRMALLEKGRLMEYAAEREEQQGLVGSYYKGRVMNVLPGMQAAFVDIGQKKNAFLYVDDVLHPHLEKQPKVKPSIDTLLKPGQEIIVQVRKEPRGNKGARVTTHYTLPGRWMVYMPFAEYVGVSKKIGRESERNRLKALAERLRKNEEGLIMRTVSEDELSEAVEGDLALLRAQWERIMRRAQKAEAPALLHRDLSIVQRFIRDTFDPRRDELRIDSPQAVKEAEAFLSEMAPEGYKRVELYTGTEPIFAAYGVEEQLERGFSRKITLEGGGTLIWDEAEALTVIDVNTAQYTGGASLEETVTRTNLLAAEEIGRLVRLRDTGGIIIIDFIDMELEEHRKMVVARLESIVSRDRTKTYILGWTRLGLLEMTRKKVRHDVLELSTRPCECCGGTGRTPMWKQGRE from the coding sequence ATGAAACAAATGATCGTTCACTGCTCGCAGCATATGACCCGGATGGCCCTTCTGGAGAAGGGAAGACTGATGGAATATGCGGCTGAGCGGGAGGAGCAGCAGGGACTGGTCGGCAGCTACTACAAAGGACGGGTAATGAATGTGCTGCCTGGAATGCAGGCCGCTTTTGTCGATATCGGGCAGAAAAAAAATGCCTTTCTATATGTAGATGATGTACTGCATCCGCATCTGGAGAAACAGCCTAAAGTAAAGCCATCGATTGATACGCTGCTAAAGCCCGGACAGGAAATTATTGTTCAGGTTAGAAAAGAACCTAGAGGAAACAAGGGAGCGCGGGTCACGACACATTACACGCTCCCCGGACGCTGGATGGTATATATGCCGTTTGCGGAATACGTCGGGGTTTCCAAAAAGATCGGGCGAGAATCCGAGCGGAACCGTTTGAAGGCGCTGGCCGAACGGCTGCGGAAGAATGAAGAAGGTCTAATTATGCGCACCGTGTCTGAGGACGAGCTCTCCGAAGCGGTGGAAGGAGATTTGGCACTTCTGCGGGCACAGTGGGAGAGGATCATGCGCCGCGCTCAGAAGGCGGAGGCGCCGGCGCTGCTGCACCGTGATCTCAGCATCGTTCAGCGGTTCATCCGCGACACGTTCGACCCCCGGCGGGACGAGCTTCGGATAGATTCTCCGCAAGCCGTCAAAGAGGCTGAGGCATTCTTAAGCGAGATGGCTCCGGAAGGCTACAAGCGGGTGGAACTGTATACCGGAACCGAGCCGATTTTTGCCGCATACGGGGTGGAAGAGCAGCTAGAGCGCGGATTCAGCCGCAAAATCACGCTCGAAGGTGGAGGAACACTTATCTGGGATGAGGCGGAAGCGCTCACCGTAATCGATGTCAACACGGCTCAATATACGGGCGGCGCGTCGCTGGAGGAGACGGTTACGCGCACCAATCTTCTCGCCGCGGAAGAGATCGGGCGTCTCGTCCGGCTTCGGGATACCGGCGGCATTATTATCATCGATTTCATTGACATGGAACTGGAAGAGCATCGCAAAATGGTGGTGGCCCGGCTCGAAAGTATCGTCAGTAGAGACCGGACGAAGACTTATATTCTGGGCTGGACCCGGCTGGGGCTGCTTGAGATGACGCGGAAAAAAGTGAGGCATGACGTCCTGGAGCTTTCCACCCGTCCATGCGAATGCTGCGGAGGCACCGGTCGAACGCCGATGTGGAAGCAAGGAAGGGAATAA
- a CDS encoding M50 family metallopeptidase: protein MIRVWGISFFLHPLFVIIMLLSVLTGQFLELLTLFAIVLVHELGHVWAALLAGATVKSVQLLPFGGVAVIEDNGKLTAFREIGIALAGPLQNVLMIAFAAALKEAGWGGEAYMTYLIQANLIIALFNMLPILPLDGGRIVQAAVSLQAPYYSTLLWCGRISIFASALTAVYALLPLGSGGGLRLNLLMIAAFLLYSNITDHRNLPFRFLAFLMNRGVIYEQHMDKGTPALPIVAPLAKPLDDILRLFRRHQYHLIYVLDAEGGVMAVVPEQRLLSSYFGL, encoded by the coding sequence TTGATTAGGGTCTGGGGCATTTCCTTTTTCCTGCACCCGCTGTTCGTTATCATTATGCTGCTTTCCGTGCTTACCGGGCAGTTCCTCGAATTGCTGACGCTCTTTGCCATCGTTCTCGTCCACGAGCTGGGGCATGTCTGGGCGGCGCTCCTTGCCGGAGCCACCGTCAAATCAGTGCAGCTTCTCCCGTTCGGAGGAGTCGCGGTCATTGAGGACAATGGAAAGCTAACCGCATTCCGTGAAATCGGAATCGCGCTTGCCGGACCGCTGCAGAACGTTCTGATGATCGCGTTCGCGGCCGCTTTGAAAGAAGCCGGTTGGGGCGGCGAAGCCTATATGACTTATCTCATTCAAGCTAATCTCATCATCGCCCTATTCAATATGCTGCCTATTTTGCCGCTCGATGGAGGGAGAATCGTACAAGCTGCGGTAAGCCTTCAGGCCCCGTATTACTCGACTCTGCTGTGGTGCGGAAGAATCAGCATTTTTGCAAGCGCCCTGACGGCCGTGTATGCCCTGCTGCCGCTGGGAAGCGGCGGCGGACTTCGGCTTAATCTGCTGATGATCGCCGCCTTTCTGCTGTATTCCAATATAACGGATCACCGAAATCTTCCTTTCCGGTTTTTGGCTTTTCTCATGAACCGGGGGGTCATATATGAACAACATATGGACAAAGGCACACCTGCACTCCCGATTGTTGCGCCTCTTGCGAAACCTTTGGATGATATTCTGCGTCTATTTAGACGGCACCAGTATCATTTGATCTATGTGCTTGACGCCGAAGGAGGCGTGATGGCGGTCGTACCGGAACAGCGCTTGCTCTCATCCTATTTTGGGCTATGA
- a CDS encoding M23 family metallopeptidase encodes MGHKTIAGNHRKQHIRNLPEEIPDFAKPPRYSMPGDGSAEDWRKYLNGNDAEPDPEKLWKERHRNWDEEGERERKNPPFLSGFIRRTIISGLLFGAVWGIFTVQQPWAYRAQNFITGALSKDMDFTAARVWYERYFDGAPAFIPIFGNGEETARKVSAPHKLTPPIAGSIVRPFASTLKGVEIMPAADKAGSAVVKSIDIGRVLSVSREAEGGIRVTVQHSGGITAEYGHLNGTKLKADDWVQSGDTVGWMEETNASSPKLLYFSVMRDKAYIDPAEEIGFD; translated from the coding sequence ATGGGTCACAAAACAATCGCAGGGAATCACCGCAAGCAGCATATCCGCAATCTGCCGGAAGAAATACCGGATTTCGCCAAACCGCCGCGATACAGCATGCCGGGGGACGGCAGTGCGGAAGATTGGCGAAAATACCTGAATGGGAACGACGCCGAGCCCGACCCGGAAAAACTGTGGAAAGAGCGGCACCGCAACTGGGACGAGGAAGGAGAAAGGGAACGGAAGAACCCGCCATTCCTGTCAGGCTTTATTCGGCGCACAATTATCAGCGGACTCCTGTTCGGAGCGGTTTGGGGGATCTTTACCGTGCAGCAGCCATGGGCTTATCGCGCGCAAAATTTTATTACCGGCGCCTTAAGCAAGGATATGGACTTTACGGCTGCCCGTGTGTGGTATGAACGGTATTTTGACGGAGCTCCGGCGTTTATCCCGATTTTCGGGAACGGGGAGGAGACGGCACGGAAAGTCTCGGCGCCTCATAAGCTAACTCCTCCAATAGCAGGAAGCATTGTTAGGCCATTTGCCTCTACGCTAAAAGGCGTAGAAATTATGCCTGCGGCTGATAAAGCCGGAAGCGCGGTGGTAAAAAGCATAGATATAGGGAGGGTGCTGTCCGTTTCAAGAGAGGCGGAAGGAGGCATCCGTGTAACCGTTCAGCATAGCGGAGGAATTACCGCCGAATACGGACATTTAAACGGCACAAAGCTGAAAGCCGACGACTGGGTGCAAAGCGGCGATACCGTCGGATGGATGGAGGAAACGAATGCGTCTTCGCCCAAGCTGCTCTATTTTTCGGTGATGCGGGACAAGGCCTATATCGATCCGGCGGAAGAGATCGGTTTTGATTAG
- the minD gene encoding septum site-determining protein MinD → MGEAIVVTSGKGGVGKTTTTANIGTALALQGKKVCLVDTDIGLRNLDVVMGLENRIIYDLVDVAEGRCRLGQALVKDKRFEELYMLPAAQTKDKTSVTPEQVRDIVLELKKEYEYILIDCPAGIEHGFRNAIAGADKAIVVTTPEHAAVRDADRVIGLLEQSEVESPKLVINRIRPGLIKSGDMLDVEDILQVLNIDLIGIVPDDELVIKAANLGEPTVMNPDSGAAIAYRNIARRILGDAVPLMQLDRKPGAFKKLKKFFGIG, encoded by the coding sequence ATGGGAGAAGCGATTGTTGTTACCTCCGGCAAAGGCGGCGTGGGCAAGACGACCACAACGGCCAATATTGGAACCGCGCTTGCGCTGCAGGGGAAAAAAGTATGTCTCGTTGATACCGATATCGGGCTGCGAAATCTGGATGTGGTTATGGGGCTTGAGAACCGAATCATATACGATTTGGTGGATGTCGCCGAAGGACGCTGCCGGCTTGGCCAAGCATTGGTCAAAGACAAGCGGTTTGAAGAGCTGTATATGCTCCCGGCCGCGCAGACTAAGGACAAAACTTCAGTCACCCCTGAGCAGGTCAGAGACATCGTATTGGAACTGAAGAAGGAGTATGAATATATTCTTATCGATTGTCCAGCAGGGATCGAGCACGGCTTCCGCAATGCGATAGCCGGCGCCGATAAGGCGATTGTCGTAACAACGCCCGAGCATGCCGCCGTGCGCGATGCCGACCGGGTGATCGGGCTGCTTGAGCAGTCCGAAGTTGAATCGCCTAAGCTGGTCATTAACCGCATCCGGCCTGGACTCATCAAATCCGGCGATATGCTGGATGTCGAGGATATTCTGCAGGTGCTCAATATCGACTTGATCGGGATTGTGCCGGATGACGAATTGGTGATCAAGGCGGCCAATTTGGGAGAGCCGACGGTTATGAATCCGGATTCGGGCGCCGCCATCGCCTACCGCAATATTGCCCGCCGAATTTTGGGCGACGCTGTGCCTCTGATGCAGCTTGACCGCAAGCCGGGCGCATTCAAAAAGTTAAAGAAATTTTTCGGTATCGGTTAA